A single genomic interval of Mangifera indica cultivar Alphonso chromosome 5, CATAS_Mindica_2.1, whole genome shotgun sequence harbors:
- the LOC123217319 gene encoding E3 ubiquitin-protein ligase RNF4-like isoform X2, translating into MSTQTARGAPLRGYRRRKALPDLNSPPCESRDREGTSNDISLQEVQARQQGSTIPPAPIDVEAIDDDVIESSPRAFAEAKNNSRRNHGRSLVVDLDSGRSARLTNNNCSKRRRVSPNSSVTNCDVYINLESTSNSMRETVSVPQPPPPRPPPPKEPIFTCPICMGPLVEEMSTKCGHIFCKGCIRAAISAQAKCPTCRKKVTAKELFRVFLPATS; encoded by the exons ATGAGCACTCAGACAGCGAGGGGAGCTCCTTTAAGAGGATATCGTCGAAGGAAGGCACTGCCGGATCTTAATTCACCACCATGTGAAAGCAGAGATCGGGAGGGGACGTCGAATGATATCAGTTTACAGGAAGTGCAAGCTAGGCAACAAGGGTCGACAATACCACCTGCTCCTATTGATGTTGAGGCAATTGATGACGATGTTATTGAGTCATCTCCTAGGGCTTTTGCCgaa GCTAAAAACAATTCTAGAAGGAACCATGGAAGGAGTTTAGTGGTTGATTTAGATTCAG GAAGATCTGCAAGGTTGACTAATAATAACTGTAGCAAGCGCAGAAGGGTATCACCTAACTCAAGTGTTACCAATTGTGATGTGTACATAAATTTGGAAAGCACTAGCAACTCTATG AGAGAGACTGTTAGTGTGCCTCAACCACCTCCACCTCGACCTCCACCTCCTAAGGAGCCTATATTTACTTGCCCAATTTGCATGGGCCCATTAGTGGAGGAGATGTCAACAAAGTGTGGTCACATATTCTGCAAGGGATGCATTCGGGCTGCAATATCAGCACAGGCTAAATGCCCCACATGTAGGAAAAAGGTCACAGCAAAAGAACTCTTTAGGGTCTTCCTTCCTGCAACCAGTTAA
- the LOC123217319 gene encoding E3 ubiquitin-protein ligase RNF4-like isoform X1: protein MSTQTARGAPLRGYRRRKALPDLNSPPCESRDREGTSNDISLQEVQARQQGSTIPPAPIDVEAIDDDVIESSPRAFAEAKNNSRRNHGRSLVVDLDSGNIGRSARLTNNNCSKRRRVSPNSSVTNCDVYINLESTSNSMRETVSVPQPPPPRPPPPKEPIFTCPICMGPLVEEMSTKCGHIFCKGCIRAAISAQAKCPTCRKKVTAKELFRVFLPATS from the exons ATGAGCACTCAGACAGCGAGGGGAGCTCCTTTAAGAGGATATCGTCGAAGGAAGGCACTGCCGGATCTTAATTCACCACCATGTGAAAGCAGAGATCGGGAGGGGACGTCGAATGATATCAGTTTACAGGAAGTGCAAGCTAGGCAACAAGGGTCGACAATACCACCTGCTCCTATTGATGTTGAGGCAATTGATGACGATGTTATTGAGTCATCTCCTAGGGCTTTTGCCgaa GCTAAAAACAATTCTAGAAGGAACCATGGAAGGAGTTTAGTGGTTGATTTAGATTCAGGTAACATTG GAAGATCTGCAAGGTTGACTAATAATAACTGTAGCAAGCGCAGAAGGGTATCACCTAACTCAAGTGTTACCAATTGTGATGTGTACATAAATTTGGAAAGCACTAGCAACTCTATG AGAGAGACTGTTAGTGTGCCTCAACCACCTCCACCTCGACCTCCACCTCCTAAGGAGCCTATATTTACTTGCCCAATTTGCATGGGCCCATTAGTGGAGGAGATGTCAACAAAGTGTGGTCACATATTCTGCAAGGGATGCATTCGGGCTGCAATATCAGCACAGGCTAAATGCCCCACATGTAGGAAAAAGGTCACAGCAAAAGAACTCTTTAGGGTCTTCCTTCCTGCAACCAGTTAA
- the LOC123217174 gene encoding oleoyl-acyl carrier protein thioesterase 1, chloroplastic has product MSQFTCNVTDQIHIRNQPQCRFMGLPKPVSSFRRRNDVVSSSLPIPKPRNPVKIQAVVSEHGGPAVTDTGSGTLADRLRLGSLTEDGLSYKEKFIVRCYEVGINKTATVETIANLLQEVGCNHAQSVGFSTDGFATTPTMRKFNLIWVTARMHIEILKYPAWSDVVEIETWCHSEGRIGTRRDWIIKDYATGQVIGRATSKWVMMNTVTRRLQKASDEVREEYLVFCPREPRYSFPEKDNASLRKISKLEDPAEYSRTGLMPRRADLDMNQHVNNVTYIGWVLESMPQDIIDTHELQTITLDYRRECQRDDIVDSLTSPELIEDSDAISNLKGANGSPATGDKEDYRQFLHLLRLSSDGSEINRGRTEWRRKPGR; this is encoded by the exons ATGTCGCAGTTTACATGCAATGTCACGGACCAAATTCACATTCGAAACCAGCCCCAATGCAGATTCATGGGCCTTCCGAAGCCTGTATCCTCTTTTCGCCGACGAAACGATGTCGTTTCTTCTTCCCTTCCGATTCCTAAACCTCGAAATCCGGTCAAAATTCAGGCTGTAGTATCGGAACACGGAGGTCCAGCTGTCACCGACACTGGGTCTGGTACGTTGGCGGACAGACTCCGTTTAGGGAGCTTAACGGAAGATGGATTGTCCTATAAGGAGAAGTTTATAGTGAGATGTTATGAGGTTGGGATTAACAAAACTGCCACGGTTGAAACCATTGCTAATCTCCTGCAG gAGGTTGGATGTAACCATGCTCAAAGTGTTGGATTTTCAACGGATGGATTTGCAACAACCCCCACCATGAGAAAATTCAATCTTATATGGGTGACGGCTCGGATGCATATTGAAATCTTAAAATATCCAGCTTG GAGTGATGTGGTTGAAATCGAAACATGGTGTCATAGTGAAGGCAGAATTGGAACTAGACGTGATTGGATTATAAAAGACTATGCCACTGGTCAAGTTATTGGAAGAGCAACAAG CAAGTGGGTGATGATGAACACGGTCACTAGGCGGCTACAGAAAGCCAGTGATGAAGTTCGAGAAGAATATTTAGTTTTCTGTCCACGAGAACCCAG ATACTCTTTTCCAGAGAAGGACAATGCCAGCCTGAGGAAAATTTCTAAACTCGAAGATCCTGCTGAGTATTCCAGGACAGGGCTTATG CCTAGGAGAGCTGATCTTGACATGAACCAGCACGTTAACAATGTTACCTACATTGGATGGGTTCTAGAG AGCATGCCTCAAGATATCATTGACACTCACGAACTGCAAACGATCACCTTAGATTACAGACGAGAATGCCAACGAGACGATATAGTCGATTCCCTCACAAGTCCTGAACTGATCGAGGATTCTGATGCAATTTCAAATCTTAAAGGAGCAAATGGGTCTCCTGCAACAGGAGACAAAGAAGACTACCGTCAATTTTTGCACTTGCTGAGATTGTCAAGCGATGGCTCTGAAATAAACCGAGGTCGCACTGAGTGGAGAAGGAAACCTGGTAGATAA